A genomic window from Triticum urartu cultivar G1812 chromosome 7, Tu2.1, whole genome shotgun sequence includes:
- the LOC125521512 gene encoding non-specific lipid-transfer protein A-like — translation MTLTRYLAALAAAASLFFMLGGLHGAEAGTADNDCAVAQTAFGDCTGYVAGVEDKLSPRCCRGLADIKDMAPTFDRRRALCACIHKEMVAAGKVLTRRAATLPARCSVRISFLPTAHDFDCYRIPRAD, via the exons ATGACGCTTACCCGCTACCTCGCAGCgctggccgccgccgcctcgctaTTCTTCATGCTCGGCGGCCTGCACGGCGCGGAGGCGGGGACGGCGGACAACGACTGCGCCGTCGCCCAGACGGCGTTCGGCGACTGCACCGGCTACGTCGCCGGCGTGGAGGACAAGCTCTCGCCGCGCTGCTGCAGGGGGCTCGCCGACATCAAGGACATGGCTCCGACCTTTGACCGGCGGCGCGCCCTCTGCGCGTGCATCCACAAGGAGATGGTCGCCGCCGGCAAGGTGCTCACCCGCCGCGCCGCCACGCTCCCCGCCAGGTGCAGCGTCCGCATCTCCTTCCTCCCGACCGCCCACGACTTCGACTGCTATCG GATTCCGAGAGCTGATTGA
- the LOC125523187 gene encoding long chain acyl-CoA synthetase 4-like, translating to MKFLVESGGAEGNAGPSYRNVLAKDTGLLQSPPGVDCLWDLFRASVEKYPSNPMLGHRPVVDGKVGDYAWMTYREVCDVVIKLAAAMSNSGVKQGERAGIYGANCPEWIISMEACNALGVCCVPLYDTLGANAVEFITCHAELLIAFVEEKKIGELLKTCHATSKYLKTIVSFGGVTNDQKEEAKNHGLSIFSWEEFLITGGGEPVDLPEKKKSDICTIMYTSGTTGDPKGVMISNESLLINLAGADSVVQSIGEPFDQDDVYLSYLPLAHVFDRMFEEVFISHGSRIGFWRGDVKLLVDDIAALRPTVFCAVPRVLDRIYSGLTTKISAGGILKKTLFNLGYKMKLDSMKKGIKHEKASPFFDKLVFSKVKERLGGKIRIIVSGGAPLAVAVEEFLRVVTCAHVVQGYGLTETCAGSFAAIPNEFSMAGTVGPPVPHIDIRLESVSEMGYDALASIPRGEVCVKGSVLFSGYYKREDLTQEVLTDGWFHTGDVGEWQPNGALKIIDRKKNIFKLSQGEYVAVENLENIYGVLPEIDSIWVYGNSFESFLIAVINPNQQALENWAGQNGITGNLEELCENAKIKEHFIAELAKAAKEKKLKGFEFIRAVHLDAVPFDMERDLITPTYKKKRPQMLKYYQGAIDALYKSSK from the exons ATGAAGTTCCTTGTGGAGTCGGGCGGCGCCGAGGGGAATGCCGGGCCGTCGTACCGGAACGTGCTGGCCAAGGACACCGGCCTGCTGCAGTCGCCGCCCGGCGTCGACTGCCTCTGGGACCTCTTCCG CGCTTCCGTGGAGAAGTACCCCAGCAACCCGATGCTCGGTCACCGGCCAGTTGTCGACGGCAAG GTCGGCGACTACGCCTGGATGACTTACAGGGAGGTCTGCGACGTCGTGATCAAGCTCGCCGCCGCCATGAGCAATTCCGGAGTCAAACag GGTGAACGCGCTGGCATCTACGGTGCAAATTGTCCGGAATGGATTATCAGCATGGAG GCTTGCAATGCCCTTGGAGTTTGCTGCGTGCCGCTCTACGACACTCTTG GTGCTAATGCAGTGGAATTCATCACCTGCCATGCCGAACTCTTGATTGCTTTTGTGGAAGAGAAGAAGATTGGCGAG CTCTTGAAAACCTGTCATGCCACTTCAAAGTATTTGAAAA CAATCGTCAGCTTCGGAGGAGTCACAAACGATCAGAAAGAGGAAGCTAAGAACCATGGGCTGTCCATTTTCTCATGGGAGGAATTCCTGATCACG GGTGGAGGTGAACCTGTTGATCTTCCTGAAAAGAAGAAATCCGACATCTGCACGATCATGTACACAAGTGGAACAACAGGAGACCCTAAAGGTGTTATGATATCAAATGAAAGCCTTCTTATTAACCTGGCAGGTGCTGATTCTGTAGTGCAATCTATTGGTGAACCT TTTGATCAAGACGATGTTTATTTGTCATATCTTCCACTAGCTCATGTCTTCGATAGGATGTTTGAGGAAGTGTTTATATCTCATGGATCGAGAATCGGATTCTGGCGTGGG GATGTCAAGTTGTTGGTTGATGATATTGCAGCACTAAGACCAACAGTATTTTGTGCTGTTCCACGTGTACTCGACAGAATATATTCAG GTCTTACAACCAAGATTTCTGCTGGTGGTATATTAAAGAAAACCTTATTCAATCTTGGTTACAAGAT GAAACTAGACAGCATGAAGAAAGGAATTAAACATGAGAAGGCATCTCCATTCTTTGACAAGTTAGTTTTCAGCAAG GTGAAAGAAAGGCTGGGTGGAAAAATCCGTATTATCGTCTCTGGTGGCGCTCCTCTTGCTGTGGCGGTTGAAGAATTTTTGAGGGTTGTGACATGTGCACATGTTGTTCAAGGCTATG GACTCACCGAAACCTGTGCGGGATCTTTTGCTGCCATACCAAATGAATTCTCCATGGCTGGGACTGTTGGCCCACCAGTTCCACATATAGACATTCGCCTTGAGTCAGTTTCAGAGATGGGTTATGATGCTCTGGCTAGCATTCCTCGTGGCGAGGTATGCGTAAAGGGAAGTGTTCTGTTCTCTGGATACTACAAAAGAGAGGACCTAACACAGGAAGTCCTGACTGATGGATGGTTTCACACAG GGGATGTTGGTGAGTGGCAACCAAACGGAGCCTTGAAAATCATTGACAGAAAGAAAAATATATTCAAGCTTTCACAGGGAGAATATGTTGCAGTGGAAAATCTAGAGAATATCTACGGTGTTCTTCCAGAGATTGATTCG ATATGGGTGTACGGGAACAGCTTTGAATCTTTCCTTATTGCTGTGATAAACCCCAACCAACAAGCGCTCGAGAACTGGGCTGGACAGAATGGAATCACTGGAAATCTGGAAGAACTATGCGAGAACGCGAAGATTAAAGAGCATTTTATAGCAGAACTCGCAAAGGCTGCAAAGGAGAAGAAG CTGAAAGGGTTCGAGTTCATAAGGGCGGTCCATCTTGACGCGGTGCCGTTCGACATGGAGCGCGACCTCATCACCCCGACGTACAAGAAGAAACGGCCTCAGATGCTCAAGTACTACCAG GGAGCCATCGACGCGCTCTACAAGAGCTCGAAGTAG
- the LOC125522238 gene encoding L10-interacting MYB domain-containing protein-like, whose amino-acid sequence MSSTGSAEWTDENTRIIVELFVKQVKAGNMPNTHLTPSAYDEVGKEFLMRTGLEYTPKQVRNKWTKLKREYNTFKKLKLRETGGGWDFEKNTVKQDNEWWKKAKVDLPGCGKFKKHGLRNEEGLRVLFEDISVDGTDHWNLASGLPPPSSSALKTALNVDEITDLDLEDDSEEQPSPTVTSSSNVRLGVTIPEKNKKSKTSQVMQEEIRKISSIAQASHTSFQSFL is encoded by the exons ATGTCGTCAACTGGGTCTGCCGAATGGACCGATGAGAATACTCGGATTATCGTGGAGTTGTTTGTGAAACAAGTGAAGGCTGGAAACATGCCAAACACTCATTTGACACCCAGTGCATATGATGAGGTGGGAAAGGAGTTCTTGATGAGAACTGGGCTTGAGTACACACCAAAGCAAGTGAGGAACAAATGGACCAAGTTAAAACGTGAGTACAACACATTCAAGAAGCTCAAGTTGCGCGAGACTGGAGGGGGTTGGGACTTTGAGAAAAACACTGTTAAACAAGATAATGAGTGGTGGAAAAAGGCGAAAGTT GACCTTCCAGGTTGTGGCAAGTTCAAGAAGCATGGACTCCGTAACGAAGAAGGCTTGCGCGTCTTGTTTGAGGATATCAGTGTTGATGGCACTGACCATTGGAACCTCGCATCTGGTCTGCCTCCCCCCTCTAGTTCGGCATTGAAAACAGCCTTGAATGTTGATGAAATCACCGATCTTGATTTGGAGGATGATAGTGAAGAGCAACCTTCTCCGACAGTAACTAGTTCATCTAATGTGAGGCTTGGGGTCACGATTCCAGAGAAGAACAAGAAATCGAAGACTTCACAAGTGATGCAAGAGGAGATTAGAAAGATTAGTTCTATTGCCCAAGCTTCACACACATCGTTTCAGTCTTTTCTATAG
- the LOC125522237 gene encoding uncharacterized protein LOC125522237, with the protein MSSDSDSEDDNSYETMRNLVMHQQHNMNMLCSGAAVIFGKYCESWMMKAEPRKSILSGFGWLQETIATPGETYTMLRMTASVFFDLHDLLVRNYGLKETTFVSTYESLAMFLWTLGGCESNRRTQNRSKHSADTIHRKFHEVLQCVVNMASHYLKPQDPNFHIVHDLIKKDRRAYPHLKDCIGAIDGTHIRASIPDGPPKVRYIGRTGMTTQNVMAVCDFDMHFTYASIGQPGSMHDTNVLYHAIEKDRPTFPHPPKGKYYLVDAGYPNRDGYLAPYKGERYHVPDFQRGSPPNTPKEKFNKIHSSKRNCIERTFGVWKMKWQILLKMPNYSFQTQMKIVAATMTLHNYVRLHDKDDLHFIRCERDPDYVPTIPDRYKKYVIPPSASDASTSEASAPDMDRFRNELATAVALGW; encoded by the exons ATGTCATCGGATAGTGATAGTGAGGATGACAATAGTTATGAAACAATGAGGAATTTGGTTATGCATCAACAACATAATATGAACATGCTTTGTTCAGGTGCAGCAGTCATATTTGGCAAGTATTGTGAAAGTTGGATGATGAAGGCTGAACCTCGGAAATCTATTTTGAGTGGATTTGGATGGCTTCAAGAGACTATTGCCACACCGGGAGAGACCTACACAATGTTGAGAATGACGGCAAGTGTGTTCTTTGATCTTCATGACTTGTTGGTACGTAACTATGGTCTAAAAGAAACAACATTTGTTAGCACTTATGAGTCTCTTGCTATGTTCTTGTGGACATTGGGAGGTTGTGAATCAAATAGAAGAACTCAAAATCGCTCCAAACATTCAGCGGATACTATCCATCGTAAATTCCATGAGGTTCTACAATGTGTAGTGAACATGGCATCTCACTACCTTAAGCCACAAGACCCAAACTTCCACATTGTGCATGATCTAATTAAAAAGGATAGGAGGGCTTATCCTCATCTCAAAGATTGCATTGGTGCAATTGATGGGACTCATATAAGAGCTTCTATTCCCGATGGGCCACCAAAAGTTAGGTACATTGGGAGGACAGGCATGACAACTCAGAATGTGATGGCGGTATGTGACTTCGATATGCACTTCACTTATGCTTCAATTGGGCAACCTGGTTCTATGCACGATACAAATGTATTATACCATGCAATTGAGAAGGACAGGCCCACCTTCCCCCATCCTCCAAAGG GCAAGTATTACCTTGTAGATGCCGGGTATCCTAATAGAGATGGATATCTAGCACCATACAAAGGAGAACGGTATCATGTCCCTGACTTCCAAAGAGGTTCACCTCCAAATACTCCTAAGGAGAAGTTCAACAAGATTCACTCTTCCAAACGCAATTGCATAGAGAGAACCTTTGGAGTGTGGAAAATGAAATGGCAAATTCTCCTCAAGATGCCAAACTACTCGTTCCAAACACAGATGAAGATTGTTGCAGCTACTATGACATTGCACAACTATGTTCGCCTCCATGACAAAGACGATCTCCACTTTATTCGATGTGAAAGAGATCCGGATTATGTGCCAACAATTCCGGATAGATATAAGAAGTATGTTATTCCTCCGAGTGCATCGGATGCTTCAACTTCAGAGGCAAGTGCTCCTGACATGGATAGGTTTAGGAATGAACTAGCCACGGCCGTTGCTCTTGGTTGGTGA
- the LOC125520152 gene encoding uncharacterized protein LOC125520152: MQDGAGGGGGDGNSMHLLLSILADGEEQARRLLGELPPADDEGQLLGRGPAAECCRGVARQLLGRGPAAECCRGVARQLLCTFRKAIAVAKAIEAAGGDSPRSADEGAGAGRDAAQAQERQGQGVCKRRKGLPRWTKKFRIPDDANLEYTPDDGFSWRKYGQKDILGAKFPRGYYRCTYRNAQGCAATRQVQRSDADLAVFDVTYQGAHTCLQAQRRSAAPPPPPAAVAAHDVQRSPPALPDPDMQLLENFRNGLKVETDGLPPPPPPFHGHSTTAFSFAYAAAGAAGYSPAESGGQRLLQGGGCFAPASFSSPAATTSAGPGYFAVSAAHCTLGTHDSPELAEVVSAATASDPAGFDYSLYQYHGLQQHDQDAHLLPFPFDPMFGHPSSSHGQHRDA; the protein is encoded by the exons ATGCAGGACGgtgcaggaggaggaggaggggacgGCAATAGCATGCATCTGCTCCTGAGCATCCTGGCCGACGGCGAGGAGCAGGCGAGGCGGCTCCTCGGTGAGCTGCCGCCGGCCGACGACGAGGGGCAGCTGCTCGGGCGGGGCCCGGCGGCCGAGTGCTGCCGGGGCGTGGCGCGGCAGCTGCTCGGGCGGGGCCCGGCGGCCGAGTGCTGCCGGGGCGTGGCGCGGCAGCTGCTGTGCACGTTCAGGAAGGCCATCGCCGTCGCTAAGGCCATCGAGGCGGCCGGCGGGGACTCGCCGCGGTCGGCCGACGAGGGCGCCGGCGCCGGCAGGGACGCGGCGCAGGCGCAGGAGCGCCAAGGCCAAGGCGTCTGCAAGAGAAG GAAGGGGCTGCCAAGATGGACCAAAAAATTCAGAATACCCGACGACGCAAATCTGGAGTACACGCCGGACGACGGGTTCAGCTGGAGGAAGTACGGCCAGAAGGACATCCTCGGCGCCAAGTTCCCAAG GGGCTACTACCGGTGCACGTACCGCAACGCGCAGGGGTGCGCCGCCACGAGGCAGGTGCAGCGCTCCGACGCCGACCTCGCCGTGTTCGACGTCACGTACCAGGGCGCGCACACCTGCCTCCAGGCGCAGCGCCGGTCCGccgcgcctccccctcctcctgcCGCGGTGGCCGCGCACGACGTCCAACGGTCACCACCGGCGTTGCCGGACCCGGACATGCAGCTGCTCGAGAATTTCAGGAACGGCCTCAAGGTGGAGACCGACGGgctaccgccgccgccgccgcccttccaTGGCCACAGCACCACAGCCTTCTCGTTCGCCTACGCCGCGGCAGGAGCAGCGGGCTACTCCCCGGCGGAGAGCGGCGGCCAGCGGCTGCTGCAGGGAGGGGGCTGCTTCGCCCCGGCGTCCTTCTCATCGCCGGCCGCGACGACGTCGGCCGGGCCGGGCTACTTCGCCGTGTCGGCGGCGCACTGCACGCTGGGCACCCACGACTCGCCGGAGCTCGCCGAGGTCGTGTccgcggccaccgcctcggacCCCGCCGGCTTCGACTACTCGCTGTACCAGTACCACGGCCTGCAGCAGCACGACCAGGACGCGCACCTGCTGCCATTCCCGTTCGACCCCATGTTCGGCCACCCTTCCTCCTCCCATGGCCAACACAGAGACGCGTGA